In Bacillus sp. Marseille-Q1617, a genomic segment contains:
- the rarD gene encoding EamA family transporter RarD has product MKQNEQTGILYTAFSYFLWGILPIYWKWLNHVSADEILANRIFWSFWFMLLFLFFTKRWKAFTSYIKSSLTKKKQLLALLLASLLISANWFIYIWAVNTDQMVEASLGYYINPLVSVLLGVFILKESLSKAQIVSFILAAAGVMILTFSYGEFPWIAMGLAFSFGLYGLAKKLIKVDSAIGLTLETMTIAPVSLIYMGYMYAAGTPSLFTVSWGTDLLLMGAGAATAIPLLFFSKGAQQIPLYMVGFLQYIAPTITLILGVMVYGETFSATHLISFLFIWCALAIFTASRIQFARKRRREAKLSA; this is encoded by the coding sequence TTGAAACAGAATGAACAGACAGGAATATTGTACACAGCATTTTCCTATTTTCTATGGGGAATACTCCCGATTTACTGGAAGTGGTTAAACCATGTGTCGGCTGACGAAATATTGGCAAACCGGATTTTTTGGTCTTTCTGGTTTATGCTATTATTTTTATTTTTTACGAAGAGATGGAAGGCATTCACTTCCTACATAAAGTCTTCTTTGACGAAGAAAAAACAGCTGCTTGCTTTATTGCTTGCTTCGTTATTGATCAGTGCCAACTGGTTCATCTATATTTGGGCAGTGAACACGGATCAAATGGTGGAAGCAAGTCTTGGCTATTATATTAACCCTCTTGTGAGTGTCCTTTTAGGGGTATTCATATTAAAAGAAAGTCTGTCAAAAGCACAGATTGTGTCCTTTATCCTGGCAGCTGCGGGTGTCATGATCCTCACGTTCTCATACGGGGAATTCCCGTGGATTGCAATGGGACTCGCATTTTCATTTGGTTTATACGGGCTGGCGAAGAAACTGATAAAAGTGGATTCAGCAATCGGGTTGACACTCGAAACGATGACGATCGCACCGGTCTCATTGATTTATATGGGGTATATGTACGCTGCAGGAACTCCTTCGTTATTCACCGTTTCATGGGGGACGGATCTTCTCTTAATGGGGGCAGGAGCGGCAACGGCCATTCCATTGCTTTTCTTCTCGAAAGGTGCACAGCAAATCCCGCTCTATATGGTAGGATTCCTGCAATATATAGCGCCGACAATCACATTGATCCTCGGTGTCATGGTATATGGTGAAACATTCTCTGCAACACATCTGATATCGTTTCTCTTCATATGGTGTGCATTGGCGATTTTCACTGCATCCCGCATACAGTTTGCGAGAAAACGCAGGCGTGAAGCGAAGTTGTCAGCATAA